A region of Planococcus sp. MSAK28401 DNA encodes the following proteins:
- the mmuM gene encoding homocysteine S-methyltransferase — MNPIEQILNEFPVLIVDGAMATELEHYGCNLNDSLWSAKILMENPELIKKVHADYFQAGADCAITASYQATIEGYQERGLTESQAIALITKSVELATQARDEFWDEAANQSGRPKPLVAASVGPYGAFLSDGSEYRGGYAIGEEQLAEFHRERIRVLVEAGADLLACETLPCLTEAKAIVSVLEEFPQVSAWFTFSAKDEFHISDGERIADCAKWLEERPQVAAIGINCTAPQFIESLIQEVKSASSKPVIVYPNSGATYDPVSKTWSEEPSAGAFLANSQAWHKAGADIIGGCCSTTPGDIATIANWARQGKASEV; from the coding sequence ATGAACCCGATTGAACAGATATTGAACGAGTTCCCGGTCCTGATTGTGGACGGGGCCATGGCGACAGAGCTTGAACACTACGGATGCAATTTGAATGATTCCTTATGGTCAGCGAAAATCCTGATGGAGAACCCGGAGTTGATCAAGAAAGTGCATGCGGATTATTTCCAGGCGGGGGCGGATTGCGCCATTACAGCCAGTTACCAGGCGACCATCGAAGGCTACCAAGAAAGAGGGCTGACAGAATCACAAGCGATCGCATTGATCACAAAGTCTGTCGAGTTGGCAACACAAGCGCGAGATGAATTTTGGGACGAGGCAGCGAACCAATCAGGCAGGCCAAAGCCTTTAGTGGCAGCATCGGTCGGCCCGTACGGCGCGTTTTTATCGGACGGCTCTGAATACCGCGGCGGCTATGCGATCGGGGAAGAGCAATTGGCCGAATTTCACAGAGAGCGCATCCGGGTGCTGGTGGAAGCAGGGGCGGATCTGTTAGCTTGTGAAACTTTGCCGTGCCTCACGGAAGCGAAAGCGATCGTAAGCGTGCTGGAAGAATTTCCGCAAGTATCTGCCTGGTTCACGTTCAGTGCGAAAGATGAGTTCCATATCAGTGACGGGGAGCGGATCGCGGATTGTGCAAAATGGCTCGAGGAACGACCGCAAGTGGCGGCAATCGGCATTAATTGCACAGCGCCGCAGTTTATCGAGTCCTTAATCCAGGAAGTGAAAAGCGCGTCTTCCAAACCGGTCATCGTCTATCCGAATTCCGGCGCCACTTACGACCCGGTAAGCAAAACCTGGAGCGAAGAACCGTCGGCTGGTGCATTTTTAGCCAATTCGCAAGCCTGGCATAAAGCGGGAGCTGACATCATCGGCGGCTGTTGCAGCACGACCCCAGGAGATATTGCAACGATCGCCAACTGGGCCCGCCAAGGGAAGGCTTCCGAAGTTTAA
- a CDS encoding alpha/beta hydrolase has protein sequence MNEQYPVIQGAEAFFLKGHSTGILLCHGFLGTPQSVRELGEALGKQGYTVSCPRLPGHGTHFKDLEQFSYGDWFASIEQAYVELKQSCTSVFVIGQSMGGTLSLDLASCHPEIEGLVLINPAIDIPQFETYRTKPAHDYVTEDAPDIKKADAVEITYGQAPVKAYQQLLGYMDAVRAKLGEVRCPVVCFQSLEDHVVPPANTDYILGKIGSENASKYELHDSYHIASMDHELDFIVAKSLEWIAQANVLPAGGQG, from the coding sequence ATGAACGAACAATATCCTGTCATTCAAGGGGCGGAAGCTTTCTTTTTGAAAGGACATAGCACCGGCATCCTATTATGCCACGGTTTTCTCGGCACGCCGCAAAGCGTCAGAGAATTAGGCGAAGCACTCGGCAAACAAGGCTATACGGTTTCCTGTCCGCGGCTGCCGGGCCATGGCACACATTTCAAGGATCTGGAACAGTTCTCTTACGGCGACTGGTTCGCGAGTATCGAGCAGGCTTATGTAGAACTCAAGCAGTCATGCACATCGGTCTTTGTCATCGGACAATCGATGGGCGGCACCTTGAGCTTGGATCTGGCCAGCTGCCATCCTGAAATCGAGGGTCTCGTGTTGATCAACCCAGCGATCGATATTCCGCAGTTTGAAACCTACCGCACGAAGCCGGCCCATGATTATGTCACAGAAGATGCGCCCGATATTAAAAAAGCGGATGCGGTAGAAATCACTTATGGGCAAGCGCCGGTCAAGGCGTATCAACAATTGCTCGGCTATATGGATGCTGTCCGCGCAAAACTCGGCGAAGTCCGCTGCCCGGTCGTTTGTTTCCAGTCGCTTGAAGATCATGTTGTGCCGCCAGCTAACACCGATTATATTCTTGGCAAAATCGGTTCAGAAAACGCGTCCAAATATGAACTCCATGATTCCTATCACATCGCTTCCATGGACCATGAATTAGATTTCATCGTCGCCAAATCTCTTGAATGGATTGCACAGGCTAATGTCTTGCCGGCTGGCGGGCAAGGGTAA